Sequence from the Halobaculum rubrum genome:
CATCAGCGCACGCCGGCGGGCGCGAACGCGCTCGCCGACAAGTGACCGCCCGGTCGACCGGCGCGCCAGCGACACTGACGGACGCGACTCTCGCCGGAACCGACGGAGCGCTCACGCAGAGCACGGGCTCGGTCGTCTCTCCCGGTTCCGAGCCGGGGCCGTCTCACCGATATCGTCGATATCGCCGGAGTCGTAGTACGTGCGGAGTTCGACGATCCGCCGCACAGTTATCTCCTCTTCGACAACCATTAATTTTCAATGTAAAGTACTAAATACCATATCGAGCCAGATGTGGTAATGACCGATCAGACGGGCGATCGGCCGAGCGTGCCGGCGCCCGAACCGCCCGACTCCGCCGATGCCTGGTACGCGCCGGACGTGCGGGCGCAGTACGAATCGTATCCGGGCGTCGTCGCCACCGTCCGCGAGCGGCGCGGCGCCGCGGGCAGCCAGTTCAGCTACGAGACGCGCGAGCCGAGCCTCGGCCCAGCCGGCGAGCGGGCGGTCGAGCGCGTCGCCGACCGCTTCGACGCGGGGCAGCACCGCCGACCGCTCACCCGGGCGGGTGCCCTCGAGCGCGCCGACGCCGGCTTCGAGCCGAAGTACGAACGCGCGCTCGACAGACTCGTCGACGCGACGCCAGCGTTGCGCCGGCGCGTCGACTACCACACGCTTCGGGAGTTCCGACTGCTCGGACGGGTGACGCCGATGGCGCTCGACGATCGGGTCGAGGTCGCCGACGTGAGCGGCGAGGACGGGCGAGTCGTCGTCCACACGAGCGACTTCGCGCCGGCCGTCACCGAGGTGCCCGTGAACGCGTTGTACGTGGGTCGGGTCGCCAGCGAGCGCCTGCGGACCTACGAGGTGAGCTTCCAAGGGTTCGCGGTCGAGGTCGCGGTGTACCGCGATCGACTCCTCGGCGACGACCGGTTCGCGACGAAGTACGCCGTCCGCGAACCGCCGCTGCTCCCCGGCGACGAGGAACTCATCGCCGAGTGCAAGGAGCGCGTCTGGGAGACGACCGCGACCGAGGTCGTCGAGGATCGGGCCGCGTTCGTGCGTGAACGCGCCCGCCGGTTTCTCTCCCGCCGACTCACGGCCCGAGACACTCGCGCGTGGCTCGACGCGACCCGCTTCCGGGTTCGGTCCGCCCTCGCCGAGTACGATCTCGCGGTGCCGCCGGTCGACTCCCGCTACGCCCCGGACCGGCTCGCGGACCTCGTGTACTACGTCCTCCGCGACTACGTCGGACAGGGCGTCCTCACGATACCGCTTCGCGATCCTCACCTGGAGGACGTGGAGGCGAACCGCGTCGGCGAGCGCGTGAAGGTCGTTCCACGGGCCGGGGCGGACGCCGACGGTCGCGTCCCGACGAACCTCGCGTTCGACTCGGAGACGGAGTTCGTCAACGTCGTCACCCAGCTGGCCGCGCTCGACGGGACCGAGCTGAACGCCTCGAACCCCAGCGCCAAGGTGAACGTCGACCTCGACGGCGTCCCGGAGACGATCCGGTGTGCGGTCGCGCTCCCGGTCATCTCGGGCGGCGGCCCGCACCTCTCGGTGCGCAAGCAGTCGAGCGACCCGCACACGCCGGTGGATCTGGTGAACTCCGGAACGCTCCCGACGGAACTCGTCACGCTCCTGTGGATGCTGTACGAGCACCGCGGCGTCGTCCTGTTCTCCGGCCCGACCGGCGCGGGGAAGACGACGTTGATGAACGCCCACACGCCGTTCATCCCGTTCGACGCCCGACCCGTCTCCATCGACGAGGGGAGCCGGGAGGTGTCGCTTCCCCACGAGACGGGCATCTCGCTGACGACGCGCGACCACGAGAACGAGTTCAAGCGCGTCACGATGGCGGACCTGATGACCGAGACGAACTACCTCAACCCCGACGTGGAGGTGATCGCGGAGGTGAACACCCCCGAGTCGTTCGAGACGTTCGGCGAGAGCCTCAACACCGGCCACGGCGTGCTCGGCACCACCCACGCCGACGACGTGGACGCGCTCGTCAACCGGGTCATCGAACAGGGGCTTCCGCCGTACCTCCTCGGCGAGATCGACCTCGTCGTCTTCCCGCACAACGCCGACGGCGACCGCTACGTCAGCGAGGCGATCGAGTTGAGCGACGGCGGCGCGTTCGACGACTGTGCGGGTGCGGGCGGCGTCGTCGAGAAGGACGGGACCACGGTGGGCTGGAACCAAGTCCTCGACCGCGGCCCGGACGGCGACTTCTCGTTCGCGTACGACCACTCGGAGTTGGGCGACGCGACCCGCCGGCTCGATCACCGGGTGTTCCACCGGATCGCCGACCGAACGGACCGGACCGTCGACGCCGTCGAGCGGGAGTTCCACCGGAAGCACCGCTACGTCCGCTATCTCGTCCGCGAGGACGTGACCGACGTCGAGGAGACGTTCGACTTCCTCGCGGACCTGCGCACCGACGAGGCGGCGACCGTCGAGCGCGTTCGGCGGGAGACGACCGCGCGCAACGGGGCAACCGACGGCGCGGACTCCGTTGCCGGGGATACTGCGGCCGGTAGCGGGCGCCACACCGACCGCGAACGGCCGAACGGGCCCGACGGATCGGAGGCCGACCGATCGGACATCGAACACGCGGAGGAGGATCGTCAGTGAGCGATCTCGCCTCCGGAGGCGGCACCTCGTCGGGCGAGTCGGAGTCGTCGTCCCGTGCGCGCGTCGGGATCGACGGCGGCAACGATCTCTCGGTGCTCGACCGGGCGCTGTACACACTGTTCTCACGTCACGCCGACACCCGCCGCCACGCGGCCGACCGGAAGCGCCACCGCGGGGCGGCGATGTCGACGAGCTTCGACGTGTACGTCGCACGAGCGTACGGCCTCTCGTGGGTCGTGTGTGCGCTCGTCACCGGCTGGACGCTCGTGATCGTTTCCGCGGTTTCGTCCCCGATCACGGCTGCTATCACGGCGAAGAGCGAGGCGTACATCGGCGTCGGCGCCGTCCCGCCGCTGTACGTCGCCGCCGCGGTCGCCGGCCTCGCGGGGACCGCCGCGAAGTACGCGACGGTCCGACTGGCCGGCGTTCGGCTCCGGTGGCGGACGAAGGCGCGTCGGACCGGCATCGAGCGGACGCTTCCGGGCGCGGCACGCTTCCTCACCGCGCTGTCGTCGGGGAGCGACGGGCCGCGAGCGATGCTGCGGCGCGTCGCCGACAACGACGCGTACGGCGAAACCGCGGTCTCGATCCGTGCGGCGCTCACGACGGCCACCCTCACGGGGAGCCTGAACGAGGGGATCGGCCGCGTCGCTCGCGACACGCCGTCGCGTGACGCGCTCGCCCCGTTCCTACTGAAGTTCCGCGAGCACGCCGCACAAGGTGAGGACGCGTTGAGCGGGTACCTCACGCTGGAATCGCGGATGCTCGGCCACCGGAGCGAGCAGACCCGCGAGCGCAACGCCGACATGATGGAGCTCGTCGCGGAGTTGTTCGTGGTGTTGCTCGTGCTTCCCGCGCTGTTAGTCATCGTCCTCACGGTGATGAGCGTGCTCACGCCGGGACTGTCCGCGGAGATCGTGACGCCAATCGGGACGGCCACCAGGCGTGCGATCGCGGTGTACGGCGCTGCCGGGGCGGTCCTCGTCGTTGGCGTCGCCGCGGCCGCGTTCGTCACCGAACTCCGGCCGACAGGCCAGCGAGCACACCACGCGCCCCCGAGCGACCTGTCGTCGTTGCTGCGGTCGGTTCCGAGCAACCCCGCAAGCGCCGCGATCGCGCTCACACCGGTCGGAGTCGTCGCGCTCGGCGGCCTGTTCGCGGGCGGCGTCGACCCGGTGAACGCCGCGCTGCTCGGCTACGCGGCCTACGCCGTCCCCGTCGGCGGGGTGGCGCTGCGTCGCGGGCGAATCGACGACGCGAAGGACCGCGAGATCAGCGACTTCGTCCACGCCGTCGCCGGTCGCGTCGCCCTCGGCGATCCGCTGGCCGCGGCGGTCGAACACACGGCCCGGAACGTGGACCTGGGTCGGTTGAACCCGGACGTCGCCGACCTCGCGTTCGCGCTCGGCATCAGTGGCGGACGCGAGGAAGATGTCCAGACTGAGGCGCTCAGGCGCTTCACCGAGCGCGTCGGGACACCGTTGGCGGCGCAGACGATCGGACTCGTCTCCGGCGCGCTCGACGCCGGCAGCGACGCGGACGCGGTGTTCGAGACCCTGCAGACGGAGGTCGGCCGGCTCTACCACGAGAAGCGCGCGCTCCGTGCCAACATGTTCGTGTACGTCGCCGTCGGCTGGACGACCGCGCTGCTCGTCGTCGGGATCGTGGTCGCGGTGAACCTCACCGTGCTCGACGGGTTCTCCGATCTCGCGTCGCTGTCGACCGGCGGCGGCGCGCTGGACCCGACGGCCGTCGACCCCGAGCGCGACCGCCGCCGGTTCTACGTGGTCGCACAGGCGACAGTCCTCTCCTCGGGGCTGTTCGCGGGCGCCGCGGGTCGCGGCGGCTACGCGAT
This genomic interval carries:
- a CDS encoding type II secretion system F family protein translates to MDGGNDLSVLDRALYTLFSRHADTRRHAADRKRHRGAAMSTSFDVYVARAYGLSWVVCALVTGWTLVIVSAVSSPITAAITAKSEAYIGVGAVPPLYVAAAVAGLAGTAAKYATVRLAGVRLRWRTKARRTGIERTLPGAARFLTALSSGSDGPRAMLRRVADNDAYGETAVSIRAALTTATLTGSLNEGIGRVARDTPSRDALAPFLLKFREHAAQGEDALSGYLTLESRMLGHRSEQTRERNADMMELVAELFVVLLVLPALLVIVLTVMSVLTPGLSAEIVTPIGTATRRAIAVYGAAGAVLVVGVAAAAFVTELRPTGQRAHHAPPSDLSSLLRSVPSNPASAAIALTPVGVVALGGLFAGGVDPVNAALLGYAAYAVPVGGVALRRGRIDDAKDREISDFVHAVAGRVALGDPLAAAVEHTARNVDLGRLNPDVADLAFALGISGGREEDVQTEALRRFTERVGTPLAAQTIGLVSGALDAGSDADAVFETLQTEVGRLYHEKRALRANMFVYVAVGWTTALLVVGIVVAVNLTVLDGFSDLASLSTGGGALDPTAVDPERDRRRFYVVAQATVLSSGLFAGAAGRGGYAMLLHSGALVVVCYAVFAVAGLL
- a CDS encoding type II/IV secretion system ATPase subunit, producing MTDQTGDRPSVPAPEPPDSADAWYAPDVRAQYESYPGVVATVRERRGAAGSQFSYETREPSLGPAGERAVERVADRFDAGQHRRPLTRAGALERADAGFEPKYERALDRLVDATPALRRRVDYHTLREFRLLGRVTPMALDDRVEVADVSGEDGRVVVHTSDFAPAVTEVPVNALYVGRVASERLRTYEVSFQGFAVEVAVYRDRLLGDDRFATKYAVREPPLLPGDEELIAECKERVWETTATEVVEDRAAFVRERARRFLSRRLTARDTRAWLDATRFRVRSALAEYDLAVPPVDSRYAPDRLADLVYYVLRDYVGQGVLTIPLRDPHLEDVEANRVGERVKVVPRAGADADGRVPTNLAFDSETEFVNVVTQLAALDGTELNASNPSAKVNVDLDGVPETIRCAVALPVISGGGPHLSVRKQSSDPHTPVDLVNSGTLPTELVTLLWMLYEHRGVVLFSGPTGAGKTTLMNAHTPFIPFDARPVSIDEGSREVSLPHETGISLTTRDHENEFKRVTMADLMTETNYLNPDVEVIAEVNTPESFETFGESLNTGHGVLGTTHADDVDALVNRVIEQGLPPYLLGEIDLVVFPHNADGDRYVSEAIELSDGGAFDDCAGAGGVVEKDGTTVGWNQVLDRGPDGDFSFAYDHSELGDATRRLDHRVFHRIADRTDRTVDAVEREFHRKHRYVRYLVREDVTDVEETFDFLADLRTDEAATVERVRRETTARNGATDGADSVAGDTAAGSGRHTDRERPNGPDGSEADRSDIEHAEEDRQ